One segment of Brassica napus cultivar Da-Ae chromosome C3, Da-Ae, whole genome shotgun sequence DNA contains the following:
- the LOC106377579 gene encoding thioredoxin M2, chloroplastic isoform X2, which produces MAAFTCTSRPPVPLRSESRMASSPSASLSARRMFAVSPDSAGLRIRLSQSSSLLTSKVPRPRRGIVCEAQETTTDISIVNDTTWDSLVLKADGPVLVDFWAPWCGPCKMIDPLVNELAKDYTGKVKFYKLNTDDSPSTPSKYNVRSIPTIMIFVNGEKKDAIIGAVPRSTLASSIDKFLQ; this is translated from the exons ATGGCTGCTTTCACTTGTACCTCTCGTCCTCCTGTTCCCCTCCGTTCGGAGTCGAGAATGGCATCCTCACCATCTGCTTCACTCTCTGCTCGGCGGATGTTCGCCGTCTCGCCTGACTCAGCAGGATTGAGAATCCGTCTTTCCCAGTCTTCGTCCTTGTTGACCTCGAAGGTTCCTCGACCACGAAGAGGCATCGTCTGTGAGGCTCAGGAAACCACTACAGATA TTTCAATAGTCAACGACACAACATGGGACTCTCTAGTTCTCAAGGCGGACGGGCCTGTTCTTGTCGACTTTTGGGCTCCATGGTGTGGACCTTGCAAAATGATTGACCCGCTCGTGAATGAACTAGCAAAAGATTACACCGGGAAGGTCAAGTTCTACAAACTGAACACCGATGACTCTCCTTCAACCCCAAGCAAGTACAATGTTAGAAGCATCCCAACGATCATGATCTTTGTCAATGGGGAGAAGAAGGATGCAATCATAGGTGCAGTGCCCAGATCTACGCTCGCGTCTAGCATTGATAAATTCTTGCAATGA
- the LOC106377579 gene encoding thioredoxin M2, chloroplastic isoform X1, translated as MAAFTCTSRPPVPLRSESRMASSPSASLSARRMFAVSPDSAGLRIRLSQSSSLLTSKVPRPRRGIVCEAQETTTDIVSIVNDTTWDSLVLKADGPVLVDFWAPWCGPCKMIDPLVNELAKDYTGKVKFYKLNTDDSPSTPSKYNVRSIPTIMIFVNGEKKDAIIGAVPRSTLASSIDKFLQ; from the exons ATGGCTGCTTTCACTTGTACCTCTCGTCCTCCTGTTCCCCTCCGTTCGGAGTCGAGAATGGCATCCTCACCATCTGCTTCACTCTCTGCTCGGCGGATGTTCGCCGTCTCGCCTGACTCAGCAGGATTGAGAATCCGTCTTTCCCAGTCTTCGTCCTTGTTGACCTCGAAGGTTCCTCGACCACGAAGAGGCATCGTCTGTGAGGCTCAGGAAACCACTACAGATA TAGTTTCAATAGTCAACGACACAACATGGGACTCTCTAGTTCTCAAGGCGGACGGGCCTGTTCTTGTCGACTTTTGGGCTCCATGGTGTGGACCTTGCAAAATGATTGACCCGCTCGTGAATGAACTAGCAAAAGATTACACCGGGAAGGTCAAGTTCTACAAACTGAACACCGATGACTCTCCTTCAACCCCAAGCAAGTACAATGTTAGAAGCATCCCAACGATCATGATCTTTGTCAATGGGGAGAAGAAGGATGCAATCATAGGTGCAGTGCCCAGATCTACGCTCGCGTCTAGCATTGATAAATTCTTGCAATGA
- the LOC106374155 gene encoding uncharacterized protein LOC106374155 has protein sequence MSKIANLDFSALKSNGDNYLEWALDAKIMLRSKDLGDTITKDNNSSDKDKYRAIYMIRHHLQENLKTQYMTMENPYDLWIALQRRYDHQKTVLLPKAQYDWKHIRFLDYKSVDEYNSVLFRIVSLLRLCGEKVTEEEMLNKTLSTFPQTNMVLQQQYRERNFATYTELIECLLLAEANNELLLKNSEMRPPGTAPLPDISKLAIEPKKESNLVQHNDHPGPNRGRSQGRGRGSFKAHGRGRGRGTTPGFSRGRGRGRSVSFKPQIKADRCHRCGMGNHWAKNCRTPKHLCELYMESLKRNPEANMVRDPGYDGDDDDDLEDVQDHQHESDKVDHMEFETSDILK, from the coding sequence atGTCAAAGATTGCGAATCTTGATTTCAGTGCTTTGAAAAGCAATGGTGACAACTACCTGGAATGGGCGCTTGATGCAAAGATCATGCTGCGATCAAAAGATCTTGGTGACACAATCACCAAAGACAACAATTCCAGTGACAAAGACAAGTATAGAGCTATCTACATGATACGCCACCATCTCCAAGAGAACTTGAAAACTCAGTACATGACCATGGAAAATCCATATGACCTTTGGATCGCTTTACAGCGAAGATATgaccaccagaaaacggtgttgcttccaaaggctcaATATGATTGGAAACACATAAGGTTCTTGGACTACAAATCAGTAGACGAGTACAACTCAGTCCTGTTCAGAATTGTGTCCTTGTTAAGGTTATGTGGTGAAAAAGTAACCGAGGAAGAGATGCTTAATAAAACTCTCTCCACGTTTCCTCAAACCAACATGGTATTGCAACAGCAGTACAGAGAGAGGAATTTCGCCACATATACTGAGTTGATAGAATGTCTCTTGTTGGCTGAAGCTAACAACGAACTGTTATTgaaaaacagtgagatgagacctcctGGTACAGCTCCATTACCCGACATCTCTAAGCTGGCTATAGAGCCAAAGAAAGAGAGTAACCTTGTCCAACACAATGACCATCCCGGTCCAAACCGTGGAAGAAGTCAAGGACGAGGTCGTGGTTCTTTTAAAGCACACGGGCGAGGACGTGGTCGCGGTACCACACCCGGCTTTAGCCGTGGTCGTGGCCGAGGCCGTAGTGTGTCTTTTAAACCACAGATCAAAGCTGATCGATGCCACAGATGTGGTATGGGTAATCATTGGGCAAAGAATTGCCGAACTCCTAAGCATTTGTGTGAGCTTTACATGGAGAGCTTAAAAAGAAACCCGGAAGCTAACATGGTTCGAGACCCGGGatatgatggtgatgatgatgatgacttggAAGACGTCCAGGATCACCAGCACGAGTCAGACAAAGTTGATCACATGGAGTTTGAAACTTCAGACATACTGAAATAA
- the LOC106377580 gene encoding cyclin-A2-4 translates to MKEENAVSGITIPLHARPLTRAYSKMITSSEVDATTQSLGHVARANTKRAALDEKKASAPKKLAVLKDITNEISPKLENIKQIEKVDAVSTVANILKVIDIDSNEKDPLLCSLYAPEIYHNLRVAELQRRPFPDYLERTQRDLTQTMRGILVDWLVEVSEEYKLVPDTLYLTVYLIDWFLHGNYIERQRLQLLGVTCMFIASKYEEIFAPRIEEFCFITDSTYTKDQVLEMESQVLKHFSFQIYTPTPKTFLRRFLRAAHASDLEKPSVEMEFLANYLMELTLIDYEFLKFLPSVIAASAVFLAKWTLNQSSHPWNPTLEHYTTFKASDLKASVHALQDLQLNIKGCSLASIRMKYKQEKFKSLAVLSSPELPDRLF, encoded by the exons ATGAAGGAAGAGAATGCTGTTTCTGGCATCACCATACCGCTCCATGCTCGCCCTCTCACTCGTGCTTACTCTAAGATGATAACATCATCAGAAGTGGATGCTACAACACAGAGTCTAGGACATGTCGCGAGAGCAAACACAAAGAGAGCAGCCTTGGATGAGAAGAAAGCTAGTGCACCTAAGAAGCTAGCTGTTCTTAAGGATATCACAAACGAGATCTCACCTAAG TTGGAGAACATCAAGCAGATAGAGAAGGTGGACGCTGTATCCACTGTGGCAAATATTCTGAAAGTCATTGACATTGATTCAAATGAGAAAGATCCTCTATTGTGTAGCCTTTATGCACCTGAAATCTACCACAATCTGCGAGTTGCCGAG CTTCAACGCAGACCATTTCCGGATTATTTGGAAAGAACACAAAGAGATCTGACTCAGACAATGAGAGGAATACTAGTTGATTGGCTTGTAGAG GTCTCAGAGGAATACAAACTTGTACCGGACACACTCTACCTCACAGTGTATCTCATAGATTGGTTTCTCCATGGGAACTACATTGAAAGGCAGAGGCTTCAATTGCTCGGCGTCACCTGTATGTTCATTGCTTC aaaatacgaGGAGATCTTTGCGCCACGCATTGAGGAGTTCTGCTTCATCACTGATAGCACTTACACAAAGGATCAGGTCCTGGAGATGGAGAGCCAAGTACTAAAGCATTTTAGCTTCCAGATTTACACACCAACTCCAAAGACATTCCTCAG gaggTTTCTCCGAGCAGCTCATGCTTCTGATCTGGAGAAACCAAGTGTTGAGATGGAGTTTCTTGCAAACTATCTCATGGAACTGACATTAATAGACTATGAGTTCTTGAAGTTCCTTCCTTCGGTCATCGCTGCTTCAGCTGTTTTTCTTGCCAAGTGGACACTGAACCAATCAAGCCACCCTTGG AATCCAACTCTTGAGCATTACACAACTTTCAAAGCCTCAGACCTTAAAGCATCTGTTCACGCCTTGCAAGATCTGCAGCTTAACATCAAAGGGTGCTCCTTGGCATCTATACGCATGAAGTATAAGCAAGAgaag TTCAAATCCTTGGCGGTTTTGTCTTCTCCGGAGCTACCTGACAGGCTATTCTGA